GAGGAAATATGAAGCAACGAGAAAACGGCATCGTGATCGGTACGGTCATGGACCTTGATGACCCGGAAAAGCTTGGGCGGGTTAAAGTGCGGCTCGCGCAATACAACGACGAGCAGAGTTGCTGGGCGAGGCTCGTCGCGCCAATGGCGGGAAAGCAGCGCGGCTTTTTCTTCCGGCCTGAAAAAGAAGACGAGGTTCTGATCGCGTTCGAAAACGGAGACCCGCGCCGCGCCTACGTGCTTGGCGCACTCTGGAGCAAGGTCGATGCCCCGCCGCCGGATGACGGCAAAAAAGATAACAACTGGCGGTTCATCGTCTCGCGTTCGGGCCACATACTCAAGCTCGATGACACGAGCGGAGCTGAGAAGGTCGAAGTCATAGATAAAAGCGGCAAGCACAAGATCGTGCTCGACGCATCGGGCGATAAAATCCAGATCATCTGCGACAGCGGGAATGTAGAAGTGAAGGCCCCGGCCGGCTCCGTCAAAGTCGATGCGCAATCAATCGAGATAAACGCATCGGCCGACATGACGCTGACGGCCGGGACCCAGCTCAAGATTCAGGGCAACAAGGTAGACATTAACTGAAGGGGGCGACATGGGGCAGCCGGCAGCAAAACAAGGGGACCGTATTACGGCGACCGACATCCATCTCATACAGCCGCCCGGGCCGAGTTCGCCCGTCCCGACGCCTCACCCGTTCAGCGGGGTCATAGACGGGAATCTCAGCGGCAACGTCAATATTGAAGGTCGCGCGGCGGCGACCGTGAACAGCACGGCGACCAACACGCCCCCACACATCCCGCAGGGCGGGACGTTCGTTGTCCCGCCGAAAAACCGCGCGACGATCATCACCGGAAGCCTGACGGTTTCGATCAATGGAAAGCCGGCGGCGCGCTCCGGCGACACCGCGCTGACCTGCAATGACCCTGTTGATATGCCTGTAGGAACAGTTGTGGCGCAAGGAACGGTGAATATAGGTGGCTGACATACGCGGAGATTTCATAGGTCAGGGCTGGCGGTTTCCGGTCAAGCCTGATTTGCAGGGCCGGTTGAACCTGGTTTCAGGCGACGAGGAGATACGCCAGAGCATATGGCTAATCCTGACGACCGCACCCGGCGAGCGGCAGATGAGGCCGGAGTTCGGATGCGGCATTTGCGATCTGGTCTTTGATGCAAACACGGCTATGCTGCACGGCCTGGTGCAGGAGAAGGTGAAGTCGGCCCTTACCAAATGGGAGCCGCGCATAGACGTTATCGATGTGCGGGTTGAAGCGCCGCCCGAACAGCGCAACCTGTTGTTGATCCAGGTCGATTATCGCATCCGCGCCAACAACGCTTTTTTCAATCTGGTCTACCCATTCTTCCTGATTGAAGGAGCAGGGTGATCGTATGCCTCTCGAAGAGCCAAAACTGGACGACCGGGAGTTCGAGCAGTTGGTCAGGGAACTGCGCCTGCGCATCCCGCGCTACACAAAGGACTGGACCAACTTCAACGACAGTGACCCTGGCATCACGCTGCTACACCTTTTCGCGTGGCTTTCAGAGATGATGCTCTTCCGAATGAATCAGGTCCCGCTCAAGAACTATATAAAGTTCCTGAAACTGCTCGGCCAGGAACTCCGGCCGGCGAGACCTGCCAGAGCGCGCCTGACCTTTACGGCAACCCCCGGAGCGCAGGCCAAACCGGTCCCGGAACGGGCGCAGGTTTCCGCGCAGATCGATGATGGCGGCGAGCCCCTGATCTTTGAAACTGAAAGAGGGCTGGATGTGATAAGCCTCCCGCTCGAAGACGTGGGCATCTTCGATGGCGCGGCCTTCATAAATGTAACCGAAGCGAATAAGGCCCCCGGCACAAAGTTCCGCCCGTTCGGGTTTGCCCCCGACGTAGGTAACGCGTTTTATCTGGGGTTCAAGCCGCCTGACGAGCCGCTCGATGCGCAGGCCGAACCGTTCCCGCAAGAGATGACCTTCGCCGTCTTTTTGCCGCCGGAGACAACTGCCGGAAGGCCGCAGAAATGCACAGGCGAGCAGAGCCCGCCCGTGCCCCCTGTCAGTCTCGTCTGGGAATTCCGCCCCAGGGCGAACGACACGACCTGGCAGCGACTGAACGTCTTCGAAGACGAGACGGCGGCCTTCACTCGCGAAGGATACATCCGCGTGGAAGGGCCGCGGGAGATAGAACCGTCTGTGGAGGCGCGCCTGAGCCCGACGCCTCGGTTCTGGATTCGCGTGCGGATTGCCGGGCCAGCTACTTACCCGGCGGGCCGAGCTCCGCAGATTGATTTCCTGCGCCCGAATACAGTCAATGCCGTGAACCTCAGTACTGTGCGCGGGGAGATACTCGGCGAGAGCCAGGGGCAGCCGGGCGAGCAGTTTCAACTCTTGAGAAAACCCGTTGACAAAGCATCGCTGAAATTGAGAACCGAGCTGCCCGACAGCGAGCCCGAACAGTGGACAAAGGTAGAGGATTTTTATGCCTCAAAGGCGGGCGATTCGCATTACACCCTCAACGCCACAGCCGCGATCATTCAGTTCGGCGACGGGACGAAGGGCCGCATCCCCGAAGCGGGGGCGCAGGTGATTGCCACGGAATACCGATACGGCGGCGGCGCGCGCGGCAACAACGCGGGCAAGGGGTCTATAAAGAATCCGCAAACGGTACTGGAAGGCATAGATAAAGTTACCAACGAAAGGCCCGCTGTCGGCGGCGCCGACGAGCAGACGCTGGAAGAGATAAAAACCGAAGCGCCTTCGCTGCTCAGGCAGCGTAATCGCGCGGTGACGCCAGAGGATTTCAAGGCTTCGGTTGAAGAGATGGGCGGTGTGGCTAAAGCGAGGGCCTTGTCGCTGTTCCACCCGGATCATCCGGGCGTAGAGGTGCCCGGCGCTGTCACGGTCGTGATTGTCCCTGACAATGAAGAGAAACCACCAAAGCCTTCGGGTGATCTGATTCGCGAAATCTGCGCCGCGCTCGATGAAAAGCGGCTGCTTACGACCGAGGTCTTCGTCAAAGGCCCCGAGTATCAGGAAGTGCGCGTCGAGGCGCGCGTGACGGCCGAGCCATACGCTTCATTCAATGCCGTCACGATCTCTGTTATCAAAGCACTCGATAAGCTGCTGGACCCACGCCAGGGAAAATTCGGCGAGGAGCTGTTCCCAACAAGCTTGTACGGCACTATCTTGCAAGTGCCGAGCGTGGTGGCCGTGCTGTCGCTGAATGTCTTCGTCAACGGCAGGCGGCACGAAGGTCTTAAGCCAATCCAAGTGCCTCTCGACGGTCTGGTCTTCGGCCGTAATCACATCATCACGGTTGAGCCTCGACAGGATCAATAGGACCGTTTATGCGACTTGAACCTCAAGGTGCGACATTCTGGTTGATCGGCGGCCAGGGCGGCTGGGAGAAGCGAACCGCCGAGACGAGCCAGACTGCCGTAAACGACTCTGATGGCGTTCGCCTTGGGGCGGCGCGCGGCGGGCCGCTCTCGCTTGATGCGCCAGATTGCAGCCTCGGAGGTCTTATTCTTCCTCGCGGCTTTGCGCTCGACGGCCAGAACACTTTGTACCTTTTGAGCCGTGAAGACCTCTGCATCAAACGCTACGACCCGGAGACGCGCACATTTCAACGGCTGCCTGAGATTGGCGGCGCGGGGTCCGAGCCGCGCCAGTTTAAGAAGCCCAGGAACATCGCCATTGCGGGCAAATGGCTTTATGTAGCGGACTCTGAAAACCGCCGCGTCCAGGTATTTGATCTCGAAAACCTCGCGCTCACTGAAATCTGGGGGCCGACGGGAGCGCGCGCCGAGTGGCAGCCTGTTGATGTCGCCGAACACAAAAGGAGTGTTTACATACTCGACCGTCACAAAGCCCGCATCTATCGCCATACGCCCGGAAGCCTTCTTCGAGAGCATTCCTCGTGTCCCGGCCGCGAGGACCAGTGGACCAGAATTGCGGTTGACCGGGAAGGTCGCATCTACTTGCTCAAAGAGATTAAAGATCAAGAACCTGTCCTTGAGATGTCTGACTGCAAAGGGCCTGGCTTTAAAGACGCCGGCACGCTTCGCGACCGATTCGACCCTCCGGCAATAAGGCTCGATGAGGCCGGGCGGTTCTGTCTTCCGCCGTCGCTCGCAAGACTATGCGCTCGGCAAATGCCGCGAGCCGCGCCCGCCCCGGAGGCGCAGCTAGGTCTGTGCGCGCCATTCGATAGGGAGCTGCGGAGATGTGAAGAACCGGCGGCTCCGAGGACGGTTCGGACCGCGGCAGGAGCTTTCCTGGTCTACGTCCTTGAGCGCGAGCAACGTCGTGTTCGCGCTTACACAATTGATGGGCTAAGACTGCGCCACGCCTGGGGCCACGCACTCGACTGGAAACCGGTCGATGTGGCCGCGCGCGGCATGATGGCCTGTGTGCTAGACGAAGACGGGACGGTCTATCGACACAGGGCTGGCCGGGAAGAGATACGCGCCGTTGTGCCCACGCGCGAAAGGCCGCCGATCCCTACGCGCATCGCCATTGACAATAAAGGAGCGATCCTTCTTCACGCGCCCGGCGAGCCGACGGTCCTTGTCTATGACTGCCGGGAGAGCAGACGCGGGGAGAGACGCTATAGCGAAGTCGCCGACCTCTTTGAAGCAGCCGAACCGAAGGAAGCGCCCTCGCTATCTACCGGCCTGATCTTTGACAAGCAGGGCGAGCCGGTCGAATCGCTCGACCCAAAGGATCAGTCAGGGCTTGCGCTGTATCAGACCTCAGGTACGTGGCAGGGCAAACCGCTCGACAGCTCGATCTACAGATGTCAGTGGCATCGCATAGAATTGAACGCCTCCGGCCTTCCTCCAGGCAGCCGCATCGAAGTGAGAACCTACGCGCACGAGGAAGAGGAAGATGTTATAGGCGTGCCTGACCAACAGTGGCAGCACGCTTACACAATCCTTGCTCCTATTGAACCGCCACAGTGCGACCAGAAGGATGTTCGTAGATTTGAGTTCCTGGTTCAGAGCGGCAGCGGGCGTTACCTGTCGATCATGATGAAGCTCGACGCGGACAGCTTCAGCACCCCTGTCGTGCAATCGA
The DNA window shown above is from Blastocatellia bacterium and carries:
- a CDS encoding phage baseplate assembly protein V, which encodes MKQRENGIVIGTVMDLDDPEKLGRVKVRLAQYNDEQSCWARLVAPMAGKQRGFFFRPEKEDEVLIAFENGDPRRAYVLGALWSKVDAPPPDDGKKDNNWRFIVSRSGHILKLDDTSGAEKVEVIDKSGKHKIVLDASGDKIQIICDSGNVEVKAPAGSVKVDAQSIEINASADMTLTAGTQLKIQGNKVDIN
- a CDS encoding PAAR domain-containing protein — protein: MGQPAAKQGDRITATDIHLIQPPGPSSPVPTPHPFSGVIDGNLSGNVNIEGRAAATVNSTATNTPPHIPQGGTFVVPPKNRATIITGSLTVSINGKPAARSGDTALTCNDPVDMPVGTVVAQGTVNIGG
- a CDS encoding putative baseplate assembly protein, translating into MPLEEPKLDDREFEQLVRELRLRIPRYTKDWTNFNDSDPGITLLHLFAWLSEMMLFRMNQVPLKNYIKFLKLLGQELRPARPARARLTFTATPGAQAKPVPERAQVSAQIDDGGEPLIFETERGLDVISLPLEDVGIFDGAAFINVTEANKAPGTKFRPFGFAPDVGNAFYLGFKPPDEPLDAQAEPFPQEMTFAVFLPPETTAGRPQKCTGEQSPPVPPVSLVWEFRPRANDTTWQRLNVFEDETAAFTREGYIRVEGPREIEPSVEARLSPTPRFWIRVRIAGPATYPAGRAPQIDFLRPNTVNAVNLSTVRGEILGESQGQPGEQFQLLRKPVDKASLKLRTELPDSEPEQWTKVEDFYASKAGDSHYTLNATAAIIQFGDGTKGRIPEAGAQVIATEYRYGGGARGNNAGKGSIKNPQTVLEGIDKVTNERPAVGGADEQTLEEIKTEAPSLLRQRNRAVTPEDFKASVEEMGGVAKARALSLFHPDHPGVEVPGAVTVVIVPDNEEKPPKPSGDLIREICAALDEKRLLTTEVFVKGPEYQEVRVEARVTAEPYASFNAVTISVIKALDKLLDPRQGKFGEELFPTSLYGTILQVPSVVAVLSLNVFVNGRRHEGLKPIQVPLDGLVFGRNHIITVEPRQDQ
- a CDS encoding GPW/gp25 family protein, whose product is MADIRGDFIGQGWRFPVKPDLQGRLNLVSGDEEIRQSIWLILTTAPGERQMRPEFGCGICDLVFDANTAMLHGLVQEKVKSALTKWEPRIDVIDVRVEAPPEQRNLLLIQVDYRIRANNAFFNLVYPFFLIEGAG
- a CDS encoding phage tail protein, with the translated sequence MRLEPQGATFWLIGGQGGWEKRTAETSQTAVNDSDGVRLGAARGGPLSLDAPDCSLGGLILPRGFALDGQNTLYLLSREDLCIKRYDPETRTFQRLPEIGGAGSEPRQFKKPRNIAIAGKWLYVADSENRRVQVFDLENLALTEIWGPTGARAEWQPVDVAEHKRSVYILDRHKARIYRHTPGSLLREHSSCPGREDQWTRIAVDREGRIYLLKEIKDQEPVLEMSDCKGPGFKDAGTLRDRFDPPAIRLDEAGRFCLPPSLARLCARQMPRAAPAPEAQLGLCAPFDRELRRCEEPAAPRTVRTAAGAFLVYVLEREQRRVRAYTIDGLRLRHAWGHALDWKPVDVAARGMMACVLDEDGTVYRHRAGREEIRAVVPTRERPPIPTRIAIDNKGAILLHAPGEPTVLVYDCRESRRGERRYSEVADLFEAAEPKEAPSLSTGLIFDKQGEPVESLDPKDQSGLALYQTSGTWQGKPLDSSIYRCQWHRIELNASGLPPGSRIEVRTYAHEEEEDVIGVPDQQWQHAYTILAPIEPPQCDQKDVRRFEFLVQSGSGRYLSIMMKLDADSFSTPVVQSIKAHYPRESYLKYLPAAWSADDESRMFLERFLAIFQTEWDDIELRIDEIAQYFDPEAVPDGPFLEYLARQWLALPLEGDWNQGQKRKLLAAVPKIYPHRGKLRGLRDFIAVYLANMANLPADEVRGTDFPVIVEGFRERQHLILAEGASRLGQSGPPLWSASVTRRLQLGVFSREGEAELVSTGDPSRDIFHHYAHRFRVLVPASWVRTADDERKIRRAIEAEKPAQTRYDLCLLDARFRVGVQSTVGVDTIMGETPLTTLGCEHVTDRPPSLPRSGRLGLDTILTSARGDMVMRLAPGATVGKGSLLA